Genomic DNA from Flavobacterium sp. N502540:
CACTAATAATCGAAGAAGAACTTAATGCAATTGATTTTATGATTTGGGTCATGTTATCAATATCTAAGGTTTCAAATTCATCATCGGCAGTGTGATACGTAGGCTCATTATCCATTTTTGAAGTAGAAATGGTGTGAGCAGGAACTCCAAGTCTGGCTAAAGTAGCGTTGTCTGAGCGGTAAAATAATTGTTGGTCCGGATAAGGGTCTGCATAAAAGTTAAAGCTAGTTCCGGTTAAATTAGTTTGTAAAATCTGTCCCATGTTCGACTTTTCGAAGCCTGTAATGTAAGCAGAGTTTTTACCCCATTTAGATTCTGTTCCTATCATTTCAATATTGAACATCGCAATCACTTGTTCTGGCGCAAGCTGTTTAGAAAAATATTTGGCTCCATAACCACCTAATTCTTCCGCTGTAAATGTGGTAAAAATAATAGTACGCTCGTTGTTGTTTTGTTTTTTAAAATATTTTGCAAGCATAATTACTGCTGTTGTTCCGGCGGCATCATCATTAGCACCATTGTAAATAGAATCTGTTGCAGGATGTGGAGCGCCTTCTTCAGGAGTGCCTGTTCCTATGTGATCATAATGCCCTGAAAAAATTACATATTCATTTGGTTTGGTTTTTCCGGGTAATATTCCAACAATATTATTCAATGCTTTTTTGGAGATTGTATTCGTCAATTCAACAGAAAAAGTGGTTGCTTCTG
This window encodes:
- a CDS encoding M20/M25/M40 family metallo-hydrolase; this encodes MRKIIVSMFVLSQCFNVHGQSIDKIITNKEVTRIEKILSADDMQGRRTFTPGIEKASAFIESEFKKIGLQTFNAAANYRQEFSMTASKAVSSKITIDGKEINNNQVVTFSYLPQVSLTEKSDASIVKINKGDNFGEKFNEYYKSPKNILVLVDPSFDKILPNIQHIDRITSNPGNNTVMFVFGTTEATTFSVELTNTISKKALNNIVGILPGKTKPNEYVIFSGHYDHIGTGTPEEGAPHPATDSIYNGANDDAAGTTAVIMLAKYFKKQNNNERTIIFTTFTAEELGGYGAKYFSKQLAPEQVIAMFNIEMIGTESKWGKNSAYITGFEKSNMGQILQTNLTGTSFNFYADPYPDQQLFYRSDNATLARLGVPAHTISTSKMDNEPTYHTADDEFETLDIDNMTQIIKSIALSSSSIISGKDTPTRVNTTQLK